A part of Prevotella melaninogenica genomic DNA contains:
- a CDS encoding serine O-acetyltransferase, with the protein MSKQDITQQLVQTIDKLSDSEALQGICHEHRDGDPLPSAVELEEIIMLSRSILFPGFYGRSSVNFETIKYQIGVNVERLQKLLCRQIMAGLCFNEDCHCPNAADTRRCMQEEADKIAGRIIAKFPALRKILSTDIQAAFDGDPAAANVGEVISCYPAIKAVINYRLAHELVLENVPLIPRMITEMAHSETGIDIHPAATIGTHFTIDHGTGVVIGATCIIGNHVKLYQGVTLGAKNFPLDKDGNPIKGIARHPILKDNVVVYANATILGRITIGKGCVIGANVWVTRDMRPCSKKYKQNKTDILDTDFEYGGGI; encoded by the coding sequence ATGAGTAAACAAGACATCACTCAGCAGCTCGTACAGACTATTGATAAGCTTTCTGATTCAGAAGCTTTGCAGGGTATTTGCCATGAGCATCGTGATGGTGACCCTTTGCCATCAGCTGTTGAATTGGAAGAGATAATAATGCTCTCACGTTCTATTCTCTTTCCAGGCTTTTATGGTCGCTCGTCGGTAAATTTTGAAACTATCAAATACCAGATAGGTGTAAACGTTGAACGACTACAAAAGCTACTCTGTAGACAGATAATGGCAGGACTATGTTTCAATGAAGACTGCCATTGCCCGAATGCTGCTGACACACGTCGTTGTATGCAAGAAGAGGCTGATAAGATAGCTGGACGTATCATTGCTAAGTTCCCAGCCTTACGTAAAATACTTTCAACAGATATACAAGCTGCTTTTGATGGTGACCCAGCAGCTGCCAATGTGGGAGAAGTCATCTCATGTTATCCAGCTATCAAAGCTGTTATAAATTATCGTTTGGCACACGAGTTAGTATTGGAGAATGTGCCACTTATCCCACGTATGATTACAGAAATGGCGCATTCAGAGACAGGTATTGATATCCATCCTGCTGCGACCATTGGTACACATTTCACCATTGACCATGGTACTGGTGTCGTTATTGGCGCAACTTGTATTATTGGAAATCATGTGAAGCTCTATCAAGGTGTGACCTTAGGTGCTAAAAACTTCCCACTCGACAAAGATGGCAATCCTATTAAAGGAATAGCTCGGCATCCTATCCTAAAGGATAATGTTGTTGTTTATGCCAATGCAACAATCCTTGGTCGTATTACGATTGGGAAAGGCTGTGTCATAGGAGCCAATGTTTGGGTCACGAGAGATATGCGCCCATGCTCTAAGAAGTACAAACAAAACAAAACAGATATCCTCGATACCGACTTTGAATATGGTGGAGGAATATAA
- a CDS encoding glycoside hydrolase family 25 protein gives MKSKIFQRSIHTIFLSAIYVIASASTTSHRSSQNIKCQYDGIDVSHHQGKINWKEVAKDKQIQFVYIKATQGTSVKDKNYEQNIKAARRQGLRCGSYHYLSCLTSIRSQFRNFQKTMRGHKQDLIPMIDVEREGVKRWSKKQVQDSVALFTKLIKKKYGKKPLIYSHVKFYNSHLSPRFNNYFLFISRYSSVRPSIKGIGRHNIWQFSDRGKIRGISGHVDLNRFMLGTSLADIRL, from the coding sequence ATGAAATCCAAAATATTTCAACGTTCCATTCATACTATTTTCTTGTCAGCTATTTATGTAATAGCATCTGCATCAACCACTTCTCATAGGTCTTCACAAAACATAAAATGTCAATATGATGGTATTGACGTATCACATCATCAAGGCAAAATTAACTGGAAAGAAGTGGCAAAAGACAAACAAATACAATTTGTATATATCAAAGCTACACAAGGAACAAGCGTGAAAGACAAGAACTATGAACAGAACATCAAAGCTGCACGACGCCAAGGCTTACGTTGTGGCTCTTATCATTATCTTTCTTGCTTAACATCAATTAGGTCTCAATTTCGTAATTTTCAGAAAACGATGAGAGGGCACAAGCAAGACTTGATTCCTATGATTGACGTAGAACGCGAGGGTGTAAAACGCTGGAGTAAGAAACAAGTACAAGACAGCGTTGCTTTATTTACGAAACTAATAAAAAAGAAGTATGGAAAGAAACCACTTATTTATTCACATGTAAAGTTTTATAATTCTCATCTTAGCCCTCGTTTTAATAACTACTTCCTTTTCATAAGTAGGTATAGTTCTGTGCGTCCATCTATTAAAGGCATAGGGCGACATAACATCTGGCAATTCTCAGATCGTGGTAAAATACGTGGTATTTCAGGACATGTTGACCTTAATCGTTTCATGTTAGGAACATCCCTTGCAGACATTCGCTTGTAG
- a CDS encoding penicillin-binding transpeptidase domain-containing protein, with the protein MNKIIILFRAAILLLLLFTISNVRAQEYHETPPLTFRPLLQELGTELMQGKKGSIVAIDPATGEVLCMVTNSPTGPNDALAIATAYPPGSAIKPAQALTFLAEGIVKPETKIACHDGFRDGNIKVKCHPHYSPEALHGAIAVSCNTWFLKSYLSMLNNTQKYGSKEKAVTTWWEYITSMGLGGPLGIDMVGEKGGLVANVNYLSRRYKNNWDPKTIMWAGMGQGDITATPLQLCNLAATIANRGYFFTPHIHKNVDWSPLPSRFLTPRQTKIPPYVYASVIDGMRLAVTRGTATVLKGTTYPVCGKTGTAENAGKDHSVFIGFAPMDEPKIAISVYIEHGGFGADVAAPIAGLVMEKYLKGKLSPRSQAMAKRIEHINTMDK; encoded by the coding sequence ATGAACAAGATAATTATATTATTCCGAGCAGCAATACTATTATTATTACTTTTTACTATAAGTAATGTTCGAGCACAAGAGTATCACGAAACCCCACCGCTAACATTTCGTCCTTTGCTTCAAGAACTTGGAACAGAACTGATGCAAGGTAAGAAGGGGAGTATCGTTGCGATTGATCCTGCAACGGGAGAAGTTCTCTGTATGGTGACAAATTCACCTACGGGTCCTAATGATGCTCTTGCCATTGCGACTGCTTATCCTCCTGGCTCAGCAATTAAACCTGCGCAAGCACTGACTTTTCTTGCAGAAGGAATTGTCAAACCAGAAACGAAGATTGCCTGCCATGATGGTTTTCGTGACGGAAATATAAAGGTGAAATGCCACCCTCATTACTCGCCAGAAGCACTACATGGAGCTATAGCAGTGTCTTGTAATACTTGGTTTCTGAAGTCCTACCTCTCTATGTTAAACAACACACAGAAGTATGGTTCAAAGGAGAAGGCTGTTACTACTTGGTGGGAATACATTACCAGTATGGGACTTGGTGGACCATTGGGTATCGACATGGTAGGCGAAAAGGGCGGTTTAGTAGCCAATGTGAACTATCTCTCACGTCGTTATAAGAACAACTGGGACCCAAAGACCATCATGTGGGCTGGTATGGGACAAGGGGATATAACAGCAACACCGTTACAGCTCTGCAATTTAGCAGCAACAATAGCTAATCGCGGCTACTTCTTCACGCCACATATTCATAAGAACGTGGATTGGTCACCTCTGCCTTCACGATTCTTGACTCCACGACAAACTAAGATTCCTCCTTACGTTTATGCAAGTGTGATTGATGGAATGCGATTAGCTGTTACAAGGGGAACAGCAACAGTACTCAAGGGAACAACCTACCCAGTTTGTGGAAAGACAGGAACAGCAGAGAATGCAGGGAAAGACCACTCTGTTTTCATCGGCTTTGCACCCATGGATGAGCCGAAAATTGCCATTTCTGTCTATATTGAGCATGGTGGTTTTGGTGCTGATGTAGCTGCACCAATAGCTGGCTTGGTTATGGAGAAGTATCTTAAAGGGAAACTAAGTCCAAGGTCACAAGCCATGGCAAAACGCATTGAGCACATTAACACAATGGACAAATAA
- a CDS encoding ABC transporter permease, whose translation MILKYLLRKEFTQIRRNSFLPRLIMMFPISTMCIMPWIMNMEVKNIAVDVVDNDHSTRSQLLVQEIAHNTYFLFHALQPDYAMAVNDIEKSKADIALVIPQDYGRDLSLGKKPEVLIAANAVNGTKGSIGAVYLSQIVTANAQPSAKAIKEKVSTLFLFNKHLDFKLFMIPALFAMVMMLMTGYLPTLNIVSEKETGTIEQMNVTPVSKWDFIISKLILYWLIALFIVTVCLLLAWLLYGITPVGNVALIYLLSMLLALFFSAFGLIVSNYSDTMQQAIFVMWFFQIIILLLSGLFTPTRSMPSLVYLSTYINPVSYFIDAIRTVFIRGGNFSSIAHQVLALSGIGLFMGGWAIVSYKKNN comes from the coding sequence ATGATATTGAAATATCTTTTAAGGAAAGAATTTACGCAGATACGTCGCAATTCGTTTCTACCACGATTGATAATGATGTTCCCTATTTCGACCATGTGTATTATGCCTTGGATTATGAATATGGAAGTAAAGAATATTGCAGTAGATGTCGTAGATAATGATCATTCCACACGATCACAGTTGTTGGTGCAGGAAATTGCTCATAACACCTATTTTCTTTTTCATGCGTTGCAGCCTGATTATGCAATGGCTGTCAATGATATTGAAAAGTCAAAAGCTGATATTGCGCTTGTGATACCACAAGACTATGGTCGTGATCTTTCTTTGGGAAAGAAACCAGAGGTGCTTATCGCTGCCAATGCCGTCAATGGAACAAAAGGATCTATAGGCGCGGTTTATCTATCTCAGATTGTTACAGCCAATGCACAGCCCTCGGCTAAGGCAATTAAAGAAAAGGTGTCTACATTATTCCTCTTTAATAAACATCTTGATTTCAAACTCTTTATGATACCTGCTTTGTTTGCAATGGTAATGATGTTGATGACAGGTTATTTGCCAACACTCAACATTGTAAGCGAGAAGGAAACTGGCACGATAGAACAAATGAATGTGACACCTGTGAGTAAATGGGACTTCATTATCTCTAAGCTGATTCTCTATTGGCTTATTGCCCTCTTCATCGTTACCGTCTGCCTGCTACTTGCCTGGCTATTGTATGGTATAACTCCAGTGGGCAATGTTGCACTCATCTATTTGCTTTCGATGTTGTTGGCACTGTTCTTTTCTGCGTTCGGACTGATTGTTTCAAACTATTCTGATACTATGCAGCAAGCTATCTTTGTTATGTGGTTCTTTCAAATTATTATCTTGCTGCTCTCAGGCTTGTTTACACCGACGCGCTCTATGCCATCATTGGTCTATCTTTCCACTTATATTAACCCTGTAAGCTACTTCATTGATGCCATTCGAACGGTATTCATACGAGGTGGAAACTTCAGTAGTATAGCTCATCAAGTTCTTGCTCTGTCGGGTATTGGACTCTTTATGGGTGGTTGGGCTATAGTTAGTTATAAAAAGAATAATTAA
- a CDS encoding ABC transporter permease: MRRFLSFIVKETKHITRDKRTMLMLFGMPIVMMLIFGFAITNDVKNVRVVVVMDNADYATQQVINRLAASEYFKITKTVATPIEAKQIIQAQKADMAIVFAPDFASRKSGYQLIVDGTDPNMAQQWSTYANAVIANIDGEIVNTKMLYNPQLKSAYNFVPAIMGTLLMLVCAMMTSISIVREKEKGTMEVLLVSPTSPLMIVVAKLIPYLVLAFVILTVILLMSAFVLGVPLQGSLLWIFVISAIYILLALSLGLLVSTVAKTQLVALLLSAMVLLMPIIMLSGMVFPIESMPEILQYISAIIPTRYYNSAMRKLMIMGVDIKEVYFELMVLMAMLVGLLSLALANFKVRLE, translated from the coding sequence ATGCGTCGATTTTTATCATTTATAGTCAAGGAAACGAAGCATATCACTCGCGACAAGCGAACGATGCTCATGCTCTTTGGTATGCCTATTGTTATGATGCTAATCTTTGGTTTTGCTATTACCAATGACGTAAAGAATGTGCGGGTTGTTGTCGTGATGGACAATGCTGATTATGCTACGCAGCAGGTTATTAATCGTTTAGCAGCATCAGAATACTTCAAAATAACAAAGACGGTGGCCACTCCTATAGAAGCCAAGCAGATTATTCAAGCGCAGAAAGCAGATATGGCGATTGTTTTTGCACCCGATTTTGCGAGTCGGAAAAGTGGCTATCAACTTATTGTCGATGGTACAGACCCTAATATGGCACAACAATGGAGCACTTATGCAAATGCTGTTATAGCCAATATTGACGGAGAAATCGTCAATACGAAGATGCTTTATAACCCACAATTAAAATCGGCTTATAACTTTGTTCCTGCTATCATGGGTACTTTGCTGATGTTGGTTTGTGCGATGATGACGTCTATCTCTATTGTTCGTGAGAAAGAAAAAGGCACTATGGAAGTACTTCTTGTTTCACCAACAAGTCCCTTGATGATTGTTGTGGCAAAACTAATTCCATATTTAGTGTTGGCCTTCGTTATCCTTACAGTGATACTCCTTATGTCCGCTTTTGTGCTTGGAGTGCCATTACAAGGTTCCTTGTTATGGATATTTGTCATTTCAGCAATATATATTCTTTTGGCACTCTCATTAGGTTTACTTGTCTCAACTGTGGCAAAGACGCAGCTTGTTGCTCTGCTATTATCAGCAATGGTGTTATTGATGCCAATCATCATGCTGTCGGGTATGGTGTTTCCTATTGAGTCAATGCCAGAAATATTACAATATATATCGGCAATAATCCCCACGCGCTACTATAACAGTGCAATGAGAAAACTGATGATTATGGGTGTCGATATAAAAGAAGTTTATTTTGAACTAATGGTTCTCATGGCAATGCTTGTAGGTTTGTTATCCCTTGCTTTAGCTAATTTTAAAGTACGATTAGAATAG
- a CDS encoding ATP-binding cassette domain-containing protein, which yields MNAIEVNNVSKHYGKIQALKDVSFSVQKGEVFGLIGPDGAGKTTMFRILCTLLQPENGTATVDGYDVVSQMKEVRKRVGYVPGRFSLYQDLTVEENLRFFATLFNTTVEENYDSIKAIYSQIERFKDRKAGALSGGMKQKLALCCALVHQPSVLFLDEPTTGVDPVSRKEFWEILGHLKERDITIIASTPYLDEVRNCERVVFLSEGVVKGTGSPNEILNEFRDIFNPPGIERTLITNIEEKEDKEVENVIEVDHLVKAFGSFKAVDDISFSVKKGEIFGFLGANGAGKSTAMHMLIGLSQPTSGTGRVAGFDIRTEYEQIKRHIGYMSQKFSLYEDLTVAENISLFAGIYGMQDDEIKRKTDDLLQRLNFSDHRDSLVSSLPLGWKQKLAFSVSIFHKPSIVFLDEPTGGVDPVTRRQFWELIYDAAERGITVFVTTHYMDEAEYCDRISIMVDGKIKALGTPNALKREFNQPDMDHVFTYLARQAMRSSD from the coding sequence ATGAACGCAATTGAAGTAAACAACGTGTCAAAGCACTATGGCAAAATACAAGCTTTAAAAGATGTGAGTTTCTCTGTGCAGAAAGGTGAAGTTTTCGGGCTTATCGGACCAGACGGTGCGGGCAAGACAACGATGTTTCGTATCCTATGTACGCTGCTTCAGCCCGAGAATGGTACAGCTACTGTCGATGGCTATGATGTAGTGAGTCAGATGAAAGAGGTGCGCAAGCGAGTTGGTTATGTGCCAGGTAGGTTTTCGCTCTATCAAGATTTGACGGTAGAAGAGAATCTTCGTTTCTTTGCCACACTCTTCAATACGACGGTAGAAGAAAACTATGACTCCATAAAAGCTATTTATTCTCAGATAGAACGTTTCAAAGATAGGAAAGCAGGAGCACTCTCTGGTGGTATGAAGCAGAAGTTGGCACTGTGCTGTGCGTTAGTTCATCAGCCAAGTGTTTTGTTTCTTGATGAGCCGACAACAGGTGTTGATCCTGTCAGTCGCAAGGAGTTCTGGGAAATACTTGGTCATTTAAAAGAGCGTGATATTACTATCATTGCTTCCACACCTTACCTCGATGAGGTGAGAAACTGTGAACGTGTAGTTTTTCTTTCTGAAGGAGTTGTGAAGGGAACAGGCTCTCCTAATGAGATTCTTAACGAGTTTAGAGATATATTTAACCCACCTGGTATTGAACGAACGCTCATTACTAATATAGAAGAAAAGGAAGATAAAGAGGTTGAAAACGTTATAGAGGTGGATCATCTTGTCAAAGCATTTGGTAGTTTTAAGGCAGTTGACGATATCTCTTTTTCGGTGAAGAAAGGTGAAATCTTCGGCTTTCTTGGTGCTAATGGAGCTGGAAAGAGTACGGCGATGCACATGTTAATAGGTTTGAGCCAGCCCACGAGTGGTACAGGTAGAGTTGCAGGCTTTGATATTCGGACCGAGTATGAGCAGATAAAACGTCATATTGGTTATATGAGTCAGAAATTCTCGCTTTATGAAGACCTCACTGTCGCTGAGAATATCAGCCTTTTTGCAGGAATATATGGTATGCAGGATGATGAGATAAAACGTAAGACCGACGACTTGTTGCAACGACTCAATTTCTCAGACCACCGAGATTCATTGGTATCAAGTCTTCCTTTAGGATGGAAACAGAAGTTAGCTTTCTCTGTAAGTATCTTCCACAAGCCAAGCATTGTCTTCCTTGATGAGCCCACTGGAGGCGTTGATCCTGTCACACGTCGTCAATTTTGGGAGCTTATCTATGATGCTGCAGAGCGTGGAATAACAGTATTTGTCACTACGCACTATATGGATGAGGCTGAGTACTGTGACCGAATTTCAATCATGGTTGATGGCAAAATCAAAGCATTGGGTACACCCAACGCATTGAAGAGAGAGTTTAATCAACCGGATATGGACCATGTTTTCACCTATCTTGCACGTCAGGCAATGCGTAGTTCTGACTAA
- a CDS encoding HlyD family secretion protein, whose protein sequence is MKKTMIFAAMIMIMASCGKKDKDFDATGTFEATEVTVSAEATGQLMNFQVSEGQQLNNGQSVGNIDSRQLTLKNEQLATNNEQLVATHGQLEANKRQLAANRQATASKQLDLEKQVASIRQQIANQQRERERFAELLRDGAVPRKQVDDIDYQIQVLQKQLLATKEQIASQNASLAEQDKGITAQIDGISSQQAGVTAQQAGVRSQQAQISDQIAHCWVKSPITGTVLEKYVEPGEFVSVGKPLFKIADIKNMFIRAYITSEQLKSVCIGQKVKVMADYGGGSKKNYEGVVTWISSRSEFTPKTIVTDDERADLVYAIKVKFVNDGYAKIGMYGEVKF, encoded by the coding sequence ATGAAGAAAACAATGATATTTGCCGCAATGATTATGATAATGGCATCTTGCGGAAAGAAAGATAAAGACTTTGACGCAACAGGAACGTTCGAAGCTACAGAAGTGACTGTTTCTGCCGAGGCTACAGGACAACTCATGAACTTCCAAGTTAGCGAAGGACAGCAGCTTAACAACGGACAGTCAGTAGGTAATATAGACTCCCGACAGCTGACGTTAAAGAACGAGCAGCTGGCAACAAATAATGAACAATTAGTAGCAACGCATGGTCAACTTGAAGCAAACAAGCGTCAGTTGGCTGCAAACAGGCAGGCAACAGCAAGCAAGCAACTTGACCTTGAAAAGCAGGTGGCATCCATTCGTCAGCAAATAGCCAATCAGCAACGTGAACGTGAGCGTTTCGCTGAACTCCTTCGTGATGGTGCTGTACCACGAAAGCAGGTTGATGACATTGATTATCAGATACAAGTCTTGCAGAAGCAACTCCTCGCAACGAAAGAACAGATAGCCAGTCAAAACGCTTCACTGGCTGAACAGGACAAAGGAATTACCGCACAGATTGACGGCATAAGCTCACAACAGGCTGGAGTAACAGCCCAGCAAGCAGGTGTGCGTAGTCAGCAGGCTCAAATAAGTGATCAAATAGCCCACTGTTGGGTGAAGAGTCCGATAACAGGGACGGTTTTGGAGAAATATGTTGAACCTGGCGAATTTGTCTCCGTAGGTAAACCTTTGTTCAAAATTGCCGATATTAAGAATATGTTCATTCGAGCATATATCACCTCAGAACAGCTGAAGAGTGTATGTATAGGACAGAAAGTTAAGGTGATGGCAGATTACGGTGGTGGTTCAAAAAAGAATTATGAGGGTGTTGTGACATGGATATCAAGTCGTTCAGAGTTCACACCAAAGACTATTGTTACGGATGATGAACGTGCCGACTTGGTCTATGCTATTAAGGTTAAGTTCGTCAATGATGGCTATGCAAAGATAGGAATGTATGGTGAGGTAAAGTTTTAA
- a CDS encoding TolC family protein, giving the protein MKKNMSSLCLIMITCTCHAQSLDVCQQAAEKNYPLIKQYDLINQTTQLTVDNIQKGWLPQVNVSAQATYQSAVASWPKNLQQAYQQMGLNMKGLSKDQYKISVELQQTIYDGGAISNQRRIIEQEGKVQKAQTESNLYQVRCRVNEMYFSLLLLDEQIRLNDDVRTLLESSEKKLSAMVKGGIAATSDYDNVKAERLGAEQQGVSLKQQRQMLQRLLSTFCGIEISNIHKPVPITNSTSANNRPELRLYDQQLKLTEAREKALDAQLRPKLGLFAQGYYGYPGLNMFEDMMSRKWSLNGIVGIKLSWNVGALYTRKNDKNLLSMQRNQIENAREVFLFNNKLDEMQQLENINRFQTMMNSDAEIISLRTNVRKAAESKLAHGIIDVNSLLREINNENAAKTQQTIHEIDMLKEMYNLKYTYNK; this is encoded by the coding sequence ATGAAAAAAAACATGTCAAGCCTTTGCTTGATAATGATAACTTGCACATGTCATGCACAGTCGTTAGATGTGTGTCAACAGGCAGCGGAGAAGAATTATCCTCTTATCAAGCAATATGACCTAATAAATCAGACGACTCAATTGACGGTTGACAACATTCAAAAGGGATGGTTACCACAGGTAAATGTATCAGCACAGGCTACCTATCAAAGTGCTGTTGCATCGTGGCCAAAGAATCTTCAGCAGGCGTATCAGCAGATGGGACTAAATATGAAAGGTCTGAGCAAGGATCAATATAAGATAAGTGTTGAACTCCAACAGACGATTTATGATGGTGGTGCTATCAGTAATCAACGTAGAATTATAGAGCAGGAAGGAAAAGTTCAAAAGGCACAAACGGAGAGTAACCTCTATCAGGTGCGTTGTCGTGTCAACGAGATGTACTTCTCACTTTTATTACTTGATGAACAGATTAGATTGAATGACGATGTAAGGACATTGTTAGAATCGAGCGAAAAGAAACTTTCAGCAATGGTTAAAGGGGGGATAGCTGCCACAAGCGACTATGATAACGTGAAAGCAGAACGGTTAGGTGCAGAACAGCAAGGTGTGAGTTTGAAGCAGCAAAGGCAGATGTTGCAGCGTTTGTTAAGTACCTTTTGTGGGATAGAAATAAGCAATATTCATAAGCCTGTACCCATCACAAACAGTACGTCAGCGAACAATCGCCCCGAATTACGTTTGTACGACCAGCAACTTAAACTTACAGAAGCTCGGGAGAAAGCGCTTGATGCGCAGTTACGACCAAAGTTAGGACTATTTGCGCAGGGTTACTATGGTTATCCTGGACTGAATATGTTTGAGGATATGATGAGTCGAAAATGGAGTCTGAATGGTATCGTAGGAATAAAACTATCGTGGAACGTGGGCGCTCTTTATACCCGTAAGAATGATAAAAACCTGTTGAGTATGCAACGAAATCAGATTGAGAATGCACGAGAGGTGTTCCTCTTTAATAATAAACTCGACGAGATGCAACAATTGGAAAATATCAATCGCTTCCAAACCATGATGAATAGCGATGCGGAAATTATTTCTTTGCGTACGAATGTACGAAAGGCTGCTGAATCAAAATTGGCACATGGTATCATAGATGTCAACAGCTTGTTGCGTGAAATCAACAATGAGAATGCAGCCAAAACTCAACAAACCATTCATGAGATTGATATGCTCAAGGAAATGTATAACCTCAAGTACACCTATAATAAATAA
- a CDS encoding helix-turn-helix domain-containing protein, with protein sequence MDNSKAVNYVSVNNLDIEIEEVCRAQDNIFVNDDLILILNGTLQQLPIINVNETFQIAEPRIILVMEGSGEVCINLQDYHIKKGHVILVPGDSIVEVNEISDDAQVAAIVVRDNINIPEEIIHQPSPTDYDRLLRMFLLLWDIVKISPYRRKTVHNILKTIVSDIQEIKESEVENFAREGLYRTKELFLQFKRLVYKNCKQERSIPFYAAQLHITPHHLSAIIKKASTRSVMYWINRATVQEAKLLLKYNGMMAYEVADHMNFPSASTFSKFFKRETGMTPLAYQNTTKR encoded by the coding sequence ATGGATAATTCAAAGGCTGTAAACTATGTCTCGGTTAACAATTTAGATATTGAAATTGAAGAGGTGTGTAGAGCACAAGACAATATTTTCGTAAACGACGATTTGATACTCATTTTAAATGGAACGTTACAACAGCTGCCTATCATTAATGTAAATGAGACATTCCAAATAGCTGAACCTCGCATCATTCTTGTGATGGAAGGAAGCGGTGAGGTATGTATCAATCTGCAGGATTATCATATTAAGAAAGGGCATGTTATTCTTGTCCCTGGCGATTCTATTGTTGAAGTAAATGAGATTTCTGATGATGCTCAAGTTGCTGCTATCGTAGTTAGAGATAACATAAATATACCCGAAGAAATTATTCATCAGCCTTCACCGACAGACTATGACAGACTATTAAGGATGTTTTTACTTCTATGGGACATCGTGAAGATTTCTCCCTATCGAAGGAAAACTGTACATAACATTTTGAAAACCATTGTATCTGACATACAAGAAATTAAAGAATCTGAAGTAGAGAACTTTGCAAGAGAGGGGTTGTATCGTACGAAAGAATTGTTCCTGCAATTTAAACGACTCGTATATAAAAATTGTAAACAGGAACGCTCAATTCCGTTCTATGCTGCCCAGCTTCATATCACACCGCATCATCTATCTGCCATTATAAAGAAAGCAAGCACACGGAGTGTGATGTATTGGATTAATCGTGCCACTGTACAAGAGGCTAAGTTGTTACTGAAATACAATGGAATGATGGCTTATGAAGTAGCAGACCACATGAACTTTCCCAGTGCATCAACCTTCTCTAAATTCTTTAAACGTGAAACGGGTATGACACCGCTTGCTTATCAGAATACAACAAAAAGATAA